In Symphalangus syndactylus isolate Jambi chromosome 15, NHGRI_mSymSyn1-v2.1_pri, whole genome shotgun sequence, the following are encoded in one genomic region:
- the ZMYM5 gene encoding zinc finger MYM-type protein 5 isoform X3: protein MDKCSVGGLELTEQTSALLGNMAMATSLMDIGDSFGHPACPLVSRSRNSPAEDDDDDDVVFIESIQPPSISAPAIADQRNFIFASSKNEKPQGNYSVIPPPSRYLASQKGNISETIVIDDEEDIETNGGAEKNSSCFIEWGLPGTKSKTKDLDFSTSRLSRSKTKTGVRPFNPGRMNVAGDLFQNGEFATHHSPDSP from the exons ATGGATAAATGTTCAGTGGGAGGATTAGAACTGACTGAACAGACTTCTGCTTTATTAGGGAATATGGCCATGGCAACTAGTCTCATGGACATAGGGGATTCATTTGGTCATCCAGCTTGTCCTTTAGTCAGTAGATCTAGGAACTCACCAGcggaagatgatgatgatgatgatgttgtgTTTATTGAATCTATACAACCTCCTTCAATTTCTGCTCCAGCAATAGCTGATCAAAGAAACTTCATATTTGCAtcatcaaaaaatgaaaagccaCAAGGAAATTATTCTGTAATTCCTCCTCCTTCAAGATATTTGGCGTCTCAGAAAGGAAATATAAGTGAGACAATTGTTATTGATGATGAAGAGGACATAGAAACAAATGGAGGAGCAGAGAaaaattcttcctgttttatTGAATGGGGACTTCCTGGAActaaaagcaaaaccaaagatTTGGATTTCTCCACTTCCCGTCTTTCAAGAAGTAAG ACCAAGACTGGAGTAAGACCTTTTAACCCTGGTAGAATGAATGTGGCAGGAGACTTATTTCAGAATGGAGAATTTGCAACTCATCATAGTCCTG
- the ZMYM5 gene encoding zinc finger MYM-type protein 5 isoform X2 encodes MDKCSVGGLELTEQTSALLGNMAMATSLMDIGDSFGHPACPLVSRSRNSPAEDDDDDDVVFIESIQPPSISAPAIADQRNFIFASSKNEKPQGNYSVIPPPSRYLASQKGNISETIVIDDEEDIETNGGAEKNSSCFIEWGLPGTKSKTKDLDFSTSRLSRSKTKTGVRPFNPGRMNVAGDLFQNGEFATHHSPEMHLQRRLMLFFQ; translated from the exons ATGGATAAATGTTCAGTGGGAGGATTAGAACTGACTGAACAGACTTCTGCTTTATTAGGGAATATGGCCATGGCAACTAGTCTCATGGACATAGGGGATTCATTTGGTCATCCAGCTTGTCCTTTAGTCAGTAGATCTAGGAACTCACCAGcggaagatgatgatgatgatgatgttgtgTTTATTGAATCTATACAACCTCCTTCAATTTCTGCTCCAGCAATAGCTGATCAAAGAAACTTCATATTTGCAtcatcaaaaaatgaaaagccaCAAGGAAATTATTCTGTAATTCCTCCTCCTTCAAGATATTTGGCGTCTCAGAAAGGAAATATAAGTGAGACAATTGTTATTGATGATGAAGAGGACATAGAAACAAATGGAGGAGCAGAGAaaaattcttcctgttttatTGAATGGGGACTTCCTGGAActaaaagcaaaaccaaagatTTGGATTTCTCCACTTCCCGTCTTTCAAGAAGTAAG ACCAAGACTGGAGTAAGACCTTTTAACCCTGGTAGAATGAATGTGGCAGGAGACTTATTTCAGAATGGAGAATTTGCAACTCATCATAGTCCTG